From Cinclus cinclus chromosome 2, bCinCin1.1, whole genome shotgun sequence, one genomic window encodes:
- the ST3GAL6 gene encoding type 2 lactosamine alpha-2,3-sialyltransferase isoform X6: protein MNNGPVIGYEEDVGRRTTFRLSYPESIFSDPIHYDPNTTIVLIVFKPRDLKWLWEILGGQKISAKGFWKKPALNMIYKSSQIRILDPSITRKTAYEWLHFPTRFPKKEKPKHPTTGLIAITLAFHICHEVHLAGFKYDFTDKNSSLHYYGNETMSQMMQNEYHNITAEQKFLKKLIDKNFVVNLT, encoded by the exons ATGAATAATGGCCCTGTGATAGGGTACGAAGAGGATGTTGGGAGGAGGACGACTTTCCGCCTTTCTTACCCGGAATCTATCTTCTCAGATCCCATCCACTATGACCCTAATACCACTATTGTTCTCATCGTCTTCAAGCCACGGGACTTGAAGTGGCTTTGGGAGATACTTGGTGGTCAGAAAATA AGTGCAAAGGGCTTTTGGAAGAAACCAGCTCTGAATATGATCTACAAATCAAGTCAAATCAGGATCCTTGATCCCAGCATCACCAGGAAAACTGCTTATGAGTGGCTTCATTTCCCAACAAGGTTTCCTAAGAAGgag AAACCCAAGCATCCAACAACGGGGCTAATTGCCATTACACTGGCATTTCACATATGCCATGAAGTCCACCTGGCAGGCTTCAAGTACGACTTCACCGACAAAAATAGTTCTTTGCACTACTATGGCAATGAAACCATGTCTCAGATGATGCAG AATGAGTACCACAACATCACTGCTGAACAGAAATTTTTGAAGAAGCTTATAGACAAGAACTTTGTGGTCAATTTGACGTGA
- the ST3GAL6 gene encoding type 2 lactosamine alpha-2,3-sialyltransferase isoform X4 — MKRILLFFILAAAVMYGILHGNLWRNNFYWISFYGQTSSVRASPSYVTSGVTISYNQLPPTAVERRNALDTCLLKPAFESLLGVDKIYPFLCANDFIRVAEFQGSNKFELPYGIKRADQFFRLALSRLQNCGLSSEEYSIACRRCVVVGNGGVLRNKTLGEKIDSYDVIIRMNNGPVIGYEEDVGRRTTFRLSYPESIFSDPIHYDPNTTIVLIVFKPRDLKWLWEILGGQKIKPKHPTTGLIAITLAFHICHEVHLAGFKYDFTDKNSSLHYYGNETMSQMMQNEYHNITAEQKFLKKLIDKNFVVNLT, encoded by the exons ATGAAACgaattcttctgttttttatcctggctgctgctgttatGTATGGTATCCTGCATGGAAATCTGTGGAGAAATAACTTCTACTG GATTAGCTTTTATGGACAGACTTCCTCTGTGAGGGCTTCTCCTTCCTATGTGACTAGTGGAGTTACAATCAGTTACAATCA GCTACCACCTACGGCTGTGGAGAGGAGGAATGCACTGGACACTTGCCTTCTGAAACCAGCATTTGAATCTTTACTGGG tGTTGACAAAATATACCCATTCCTGTGCGCTAATGATTTTATCAGAGTGGCAGAGTTCCAAGGGAGCAATAAGTTTGAACTACCTTATGGAATAAAGAGAGCAG aCCAATTTTTTCGTTTAGCCCTTTCAAGACTGCAGAACTGTGGCCTTTCGAGTGAAGAATACAG CATTGCCTGTCGACGGTGTGTTGTGGTCGGTAATGGAGGAGTACTTCGAAATAAGACATTAGGGGAGAAAATTGACTCATATGATGTCATAATAAG AATGAATAATGGCCCTGTGATAGGGTACGAAGAGGATGTTGGGAGGAGGACGACTTTCCGCCTTTCTTACCCGGAATCTATCTTCTCAGATCCCATCCACTATGACCCTAATACCACTATTGTTCTCATCGTCTTCAAGCCACGGGACTTGAAGTGGCTTTGGGAGATACTTGGTGGTCAGAAAATA AAACCCAAGCATCCAACAACGGGGCTAATTGCCATTACACTGGCATTTCACATATGCCATGAAGTCCACCTGGCAGGCTTCAAGTACGACTTCACCGACAAAAATAGTTCTTTGCACTACTATGGCAATGAAACCATGTCTCAGATGATGCAG AATGAGTACCACAACATCACTGCTGAACAGAAATTTTTGAAGAAGCTTATAGACAAGAACTTTGTGGTCAATTTGACGTGA
- the ST3GAL6 gene encoding type 2 lactosamine alpha-2,3-sialyltransferase isoform X2 — translation MTTDLSVMKRILLFFILAAAVMYGILHGNLWRNNFYWLPPTAVERRNALDTCLLKPAFESLLGVDKIYPFLCANDFIRVAEFQGSNKFELPYGIKRADQFFRLALSRLQNCGLSSEEYSIACRRCVVVGNGGVLRNKTLGEKIDSYDVIIRMNNGPVIGYEEDVGRRTTFRLSYPESIFSDPIHYDPNTTIVLIVFKPRDLKWLWEILGGQKISAKGFWKKPALNMIYKSSQIRILDPSITRKTAYEWLHFPTRFPKKEKPKHPTTGLIAITLAFHICHEVHLAGFKYDFTDKNSSLHYYGNETMSQMMQNEYHNITAEQKFLKKLIDKNFVVNLT, via the exons ATGACAACCG ATTTATCAGTCATGAAACgaattcttctgttttttatcctggctgctgctgttatGTATGGTATCCTGCATGGAAATCTGTGGAGAAATAACTTCTACTG GCTACCACCTACGGCTGTGGAGAGGAGGAATGCACTGGACACTTGCCTTCTGAAACCAGCATTTGAATCTTTACTGGG tGTTGACAAAATATACCCATTCCTGTGCGCTAATGATTTTATCAGAGTGGCAGAGTTCCAAGGGAGCAATAAGTTTGAACTACCTTATGGAATAAAGAGAGCAG aCCAATTTTTTCGTTTAGCCCTTTCAAGACTGCAGAACTGTGGCCTTTCGAGTGAAGAATACAG CATTGCCTGTCGACGGTGTGTTGTGGTCGGTAATGGAGGAGTACTTCGAAATAAGACATTAGGGGAGAAAATTGACTCATATGATGTCATAATAAG AATGAATAATGGCCCTGTGATAGGGTACGAAGAGGATGTTGGGAGGAGGACGACTTTCCGCCTTTCTTACCCGGAATCTATCTTCTCAGATCCCATCCACTATGACCCTAATACCACTATTGTTCTCATCGTCTTCAAGCCACGGGACTTGAAGTGGCTTTGGGAGATACTTGGTGGTCAGAAAATA AGTGCAAAGGGCTTTTGGAAGAAACCAGCTCTGAATATGATCTACAAATCAAGTCAAATCAGGATCCTTGATCCCAGCATCACCAGGAAAACTGCTTATGAGTGGCTTCATTTCCCAACAAGGTTTCCTAAGAAGgag AAACCCAAGCATCCAACAACGGGGCTAATTGCCATTACACTGGCATTTCACATATGCCATGAAGTCCACCTGGCAGGCTTCAAGTACGACTTCACCGACAAAAATAGTTCTTTGCACTACTATGGCAATGAAACCATGTCTCAGATGATGCAG AATGAGTACCACAACATCACTGCTGAACAGAAATTTTTGAAGAAGCTTATAGACAAGAACTTTGTGGTCAATTTGACGTGA
- the ST3GAL6 gene encoding type 2 lactosamine alpha-2,3-sialyltransferase isoform X3, translated as MKRILLFFILAAAVMYGILHGNLWRNNFYWLPPTAVERRNALDTCLLKPAFESLLGVDKIYPFLCANDFIRVAEFQGSNKFELPYGIKRADQFFRLALSRLQNCGLSSEEYSIACRRCVVVGNGGVLRNKTLGEKIDSYDVIIRMNNGPVIGYEEDVGRRTTFRLSYPESIFSDPIHYDPNTTIVLIVFKPRDLKWLWEILGGQKISAKGFWKKPALNMIYKSSQIRILDPSITRKTAYEWLHFPTRFPKKEKPKHPTTGLIAITLAFHICHEVHLAGFKYDFTDKNSSLHYYGNETMSQMMQNEYHNITAEQKFLKKLIDKNFVVNLT; from the exons ATGAAACgaattcttctgttttttatcctggctgctgctgttatGTATGGTATCCTGCATGGAAATCTGTGGAGAAATAACTTCTACTG GCTACCACCTACGGCTGTGGAGAGGAGGAATGCACTGGACACTTGCCTTCTGAAACCAGCATTTGAATCTTTACTGGG tGTTGACAAAATATACCCATTCCTGTGCGCTAATGATTTTATCAGAGTGGCAGAGTTCCAAGGGAGCAATAAGTTTGAACTACCTTATGGAATAAAGAGAGCAG aCCAATTTTTTCGTTTAGCCCTTTCAAGACTGCAGAACTGTGGCCTTTCGAGTGAAGAATACAG CATTGCCTGTCGACGGTGTGTTGTGGTCGGTAATGGAGGAGTACTTCGAAATAAGACATTAGGGGAGAAAATTGACTCATATGATGTCATAATAAG AATGAATAATGGCCCTGTGATAGGGTACGAAGAGGATGTTGGGAGGAGGACGACTTTCCGCCTTTCTTACCCGGAATCTATCTTCTCAGATCCCATCCACTATGACCCTAATACCACTATTGTTCTCATCGTCTTCAAGCCACGGGACTTGAAGTGGCTTTGGGAGATACTTGGTGGTCAGAAAATA AGTGCAAAGGGCTTTTGGAAGAAACCAGCTCTGAATATGATCTACAAATCAAGTCAAATCAGGATCCTTGATCCCAGCATCACCAGGAAAACTGCTTATGAGTGGCTTCATTTCCCAACAAGGTTTCCTAAGAAGgag AAACCCAAGCATCCAACAACGGGGCTAATTGCCATTACACTGGCATTTCACATATGCCATGAAGTCCACCTGGCAGGCTTCAAGTACGACTTCACCGACAAAAATAGTTCTTTGCACTACTATGGCAATGAAACCATGTCTCAGATGATGCAG AATGAGTACCACAACATCACTGCTGAACAGAAATTTTTGAAGAAGCTTATAGACAAGAACTTTGTGGTCAATTTGACGTGA
- the ST3GAL6 gene encoding type 2 lactosamine alpha-2,3-sialyltransferase isoform X5, producing MKRILLFFILAAAVMYGILHGNLWRNNFYWISFYGQTSSVRASPSYVTSGVTISYNQLPPTAVERRNALDTCLLKPAFESLLGVDKIYPFLCANDFIRVAEFQGSNKFELPYGIKRADQFFRLALSRLQNCGLSSEEYSIACRRCVVVGNGGVLRNKTLGEKIDSYDVIIRMNNGPVIGYEEDVGRRTTFRLSYPESIFSDPIHYDPNTTIVLIVFKPRDLKWLWEILGGQKISAKGFWKKPALNMIYKSSQIRILDPSITRKTAYEWLHFPTRFPKKENEYHNITAEQKFLKKLIDKNFVVNLT from the exons ATGAAACgaattcttctgttttttatcctggctgctgctgttatGTATGGTATCCTGCATGGAAATCTGTGGAGAAATAACTTCTACTG GATTAGCTTTTATGGACAGACTTCCTCTGTGAGGGCTTCTCCTTCCTATGTGACTAGTGGAGTTACAATCAGTTACAATCA GCTACCACCTACGGCTGTGGAGAGGAGGAATGCACTGGACACTTGCCTTCTGAAACCAGCATTTGAATCTTTACTGGG tGTTGACAAAATATACCCATTCCTGTGCGCTAATGATTTTATCAGAGTGGCAGAGTTCCAAGGGAGCAATAAGTTTGAACTACCTTATGGAATAAAGAGAGCAG aCCAATTTTTTCGTTTAGCCCTTTCAAGACTGCAGAACTGTGGCCTTTCGAGTGAAGAATACAG CATTGCCTGTCGACGGTGTGTTGTGGTCGGTAATGGAGGAGTACTTCGAAATAAGACATTAGGGGAGAAAATTGACTCATATGATGTCATAATAAG AATGAATAATGGCCCTGTGATAGGGTACGAAGAGGATGTTGGGAGGAGGACGACTTTCCGCCTTTCTTACCCGGAATCTATCTTCTCAGATCCCATCCACTATGACCCTAATACCACTATTGTTCTCATCGTCTTCAAGCCACGGGACTTGAAGTGGCTTTGGGAGATACTTGGTGGTCAGAAAATA AGTGCAAAGGGCTTTTGGAAGAAACCAGCTCTGAATATGATCTACAAATCAAGTCAAATCAGGATCCTTGATCCCAGCATCACCAGGAAAACTGCTTATGAGTGGCTTCATTTCCCAACAAGGTTTCCTAAGAAGgag AATGAGTACCACAACATCACTGCTGAACAGAAATTTTTGAAGAAGCTTATAGACAAGAACTTTGTGGTCAATTTGACGTGA
- the ST3GAL6 gene encoding type 2 lactosamine alpha-2,3-sialyltransferase isoform X1, whose product MKRILLFFILAAAVMYGILHGNLWRNNFYWISFYGQTSSVRASPSYVTSGVTISYNQLPPTAVERRNALDTCLLKPAFESLLGVDKIYPFLCANDFIRVAEFQGSNKFELPYGIKRADQFFRLALSRLQNCGLSSEEYSIACRRCVVVGNGGVLRNKTLGEKIDSYDVIIRMNNGPVIGYEEDVGRRTTFRLSYPESIFSDPIHYDPNTTIVLIVFKPRDLKWLWEILGGQKISAKGFWKKPALNMIYKSSQIRILDPSITRKTAYEWLHFPTRFPKKEKPKHPTTGLIAITLAFHICHEVHLAGFKYDFTDKNSSLHYYGNETMSQMMQNEYHNITAEQKFLKKLIDKNFVVNLT is encoded by the exons ATGAAACgaattcttctgttttttatcctggctgctgctgttatGTATGGTATCCTGCATGGAAATCTGTGGAGAAATAACTTCTACTG GATTAGCTTTTATGGACAGACTTCCTCTGTGAGGGCTTCTCCTTCCTATGTGACTAGTGGAGTTACAATCAGTTACAATCA GCTACCACCTACGGCTGTGGAGAGGAGGAATGCACTGGACACTTGCCTTCTGAAACCAGCATTTGAATCTTTACTGGG tGTTGACAAAATATACCCATTCCTGTGCGCTAATGATTTTATCAGAGTGGCAGAGTTCCAAGGGAGCAATAAGTTTGAACTACCTTATGGAATAAAGAGAGCAG aCCAATTTTTTCGTTTAGCCCTTTCAAGACTGCAGAACTGTGGCCTTTCGAGTGAAGAATACAG CATTGCCTGTCGACGGTGTGTTGTGGTCGGTAATGGAGGAGTACTTCGAAATAAGACATTAGGGGAGAAAATTGACTCATATGATGTCATAATAAG AATGAATAATGGCCCTGTGATAGGGTACGAAGAGGATGTTGGGAGGAGGACGACTTTCCGCCTTTCTTACCCGGAATCTATCTTCTCAGATCCCATCCACTATGACCCTAATACCACTATTGTTCTCATCGTCTTCAAGCCACGGGACTTGAAGTGGCTTTGGGAGATACTTGGTGGTCAGAAAATA AGTGCAAAGGGCTTTTGGAAGAAACCAGCTCTGAATATGATCTACAAATCAAGTCAAATCAGGATCCTTGATCCCAGCATCACCAGGAAAACTGCTTATGAGTGGCTTCATTTCCCAACAAGGTTTCCTAAGAAGgag AAACCCAAGCATCCAACAACGGGGCTAATTGCCATTACACTGGCATTTCACATATGCCATGAAGTCCACCTGGCAGGCTTCAAGTACGACTTCACCGACAAAAATAGTTCTTTGCACTACTATGGCAATGAAACCATGTCTCAGATGATGCAG AATGAGTACCACAACATCACTGCTGAACAGAAATTTTTGAAGAAGCTTATAGACAAGAACTTTGTGGTCAATTTGACGTGA